In Methylobacterium aquaticum, the following are encoded in one genomic region:
- a CDS encoding ABC transporter substrate-binding protein, whose amino-acid sequence MQRRSFLAGAAALALSPAVPARADTVKVRIGVGGKPLLYYLPLTIAERKGYFKEEGVEAEINDFGGGARSLQALIGGSVDVVTGAYEHTIRMQAKSQDVRAVCELGRFPAIVIGVRKDLADTVKSAADFKGRKIGVTAPGSSTALTAQYAMIKAGLKASDAALIGVGGGAGAIAAMKKGEIDAISHLDPVIAKLEADGDIKVIVDTRTEAGTRALFGGPNPAAVVYTKQDWIEHHAAATQKVVNAFAKALKWIVAASPEEIADTVPPAYHFGDKALYVQAVKNSLESYSRTGVPTQEGMASVLELVRTLDPDLQGAKIDLATTFEDRFVKRAMG is encoded by the coding sequence ATGCAACGCCGCAGCTTCCTCGCCGGCGCCGCCGCCCTGGCGCTCAGCCCCGCCGTGCCGGCCCGGGCCGATACCGTGAAGGTCCGCATCGGCGTCGGCGGCAAGCCCCTGCTCTACTACCTGCCGCTGACGATCGCCGAGCGGAAGGGCTACTTCAAGGAGGAGGGCGTCGAGGCCGAGATCAACGATTTCGGCGGCGGCGCGCGCTCGCTCCAGGCGCTGATCGGCGGCTCGGTCGACGTGGTGACGGGCGCCTACGAGCACACGATCCGGATGCAGGCCAAGAGCCAGGACGTGCGGGCCGTCTGCGAGCTCGGCCGTTTCCCCGCCATCGTGATCGGGGTGCGCAAGGACCTCGCCGACACGGTGAAGTCCGCCGCCGACTTCAAGGGCCGCAAGATCGGCGTGACGGCGCCGGGCTCCTCGACCGCGCTCACCGCCCAGTACGCGATGATCAAGGCCGGGCTGAAGGCCTCCGACGCAGCCCTCATCGGCGTCGGCGGCGGTGCCGGCGCCATCGCGGCGATGAAGAAGGGCGAGATCGACGCGATCTCCCACCTCGACCCGGTGATCGCCAAGCTGGAGGCCGACGGCGACATCAAGGTCATCGTCGACACCCGCACCGAGGCCGGCACCCGGGCGCTGTTCGGCGGGCCGAACCCGGCGGCGGTGGTCTATACCAAGCAGGACTGGATCGAGCACCACGCCGCCGCGACCCAGAAGGTCGTCAACGCCTTCGCCAAGGCGCTGAAATGGATCGTCGCGGCCTCCCCGGAAGAGATCGCCGACACGGTGCCGCCGGCCTACCATTTCGGCGACAAGGCGCTGTACGTGCAGGCGGTGAAGAACTCGCTCGAGAGCTATTCCCGCACCGGCGTCCCGACGCAGGAGGGCATGGCGAGCGTGCTGGAACTGGTCCGCACCCTCGATCCCGACTTGCAGGGCGCCAAGATCGACCTCGCCACGACCTTCGAGGACCGGTTCGTCAAGCGGGCGATGGGGTGA
- a CDS encoding LysR family transcriptional regulator — protein sequence MLGPDDLRFFLAIAEAPSLAAASRTLDVSPPAVTQRLRALEERLGVHLVDRGGRHLALTDEGELIAERGRAILAALGDLDEALAARRGQVVGHLRIVAPLGFGRAYVAPVVAGFQAAHPQVAIDLMLSDRLGGVPEGTFDLAIHVGEIAQAAPGLIARRLAPNDRVVCAAPAYLAARGEPASPQDLHAHACIALRENDEDVTLWRFRRDGAETRIRIEPRLASNDGEVVRGWALAGRGIILRSEWDVAADLRAGRLVRLLADHALPEAPVMALLGAPRRARAARTGRFLDALAAALDPPPWR from the coding sequence ATGCTCGGACCCGACGACCTCCGCTTCTTCCTCGCCATCGCCGAGGCGCCGTCGCTCGCCGCCGCCTCGCGGACCCTCGACGTGTCGCCGCCGGCGGTCACCCAGCGCCTGCGCGCCCTGGAGGAACGGCTGGGGGTGCATCTCGTCGACCGGGGCGGTCGGCACCTCGCGCTCACCGACGAGGGCGAGCTGATCGCCGAGCGCGGCCGCGCGATCCTGGCGGCGTTGGGAGACCTCGACGAGGCGCTGGCGGCCCGGCGCGGGCAGGTGGTGGGGCACTTGCGGATCGTGGCGCCGCTGGGCTTCGGCCGGGCCTATGTCGCGCCCGTGGTGGCGGGGTTCCAGGCGGCGCACCCGCAAGTGGCGATCGACCTCATGCTCTCGGACCGCCTCGGCGGCGTGCCGGAGGGCACGTTCGACCTCGCGATCCATGTCGGCGAGATCGCCCAGGCGGCGCCCGGCCTGATCGCCCGGCGCCTCGCCCCCAACGACCGGGTGGTCTGCGCCGCGCCGGCCTATCTCGCCGCCCGGGGCGAACCGGCGAGCCCGCAGGACCTGCACGCCCATGCCTGCATCGCGTTGCGCGAGAACGACGAGGACGTGACCCTGTGGCGCTTCCGGCGCGACGGCGCCGAGACGCGGATCCGCATCGAGCCGCGTCTGGCCAGCAACGACGGCGAGGTGGTGCGCGGCTGGGCGCTGGCCGGCCGGGGCATCATCCTGCGCTCGGAATGGGACGTCGCCGCCGATTTGCGGGCCGGGCGCCTCGTCCGCCTGCTCGCCGACCACGCCCTGCCCGAGGCGCCGGTGATGGCGCTTCTCGGCGCCCCCCGCCGCGCCCGCGCCGCCCGCACCGGGCGCTTCCTCGACGCGCTCGCCGCCGCCCTCGACCCGCCGCCCTGGCGCTGA
- a CDS encoding MmcB family DNA repair protein, with protein sequence MSAALALSLPVDRRQSPTALSVQRGVRRLFAELGHVTIPEFTLANGRRADLIALGGCGKLTIIEIKSSVADFRADRKWPDYRDFCDRFYFAVPETLPVDILPEDTGLIVADAFGAEILREPPAHPLAGARRKAVTLRFAHAAAGLLHALADPGSIREGAL encoded by the coding sequence TTGTCCGCCGCCCTCGCCCTCTCGCTCCCCGTCGACCGCCGCCAATCGCCGACCGCGCTCAGCGTGCAGCGGGGCGTGCGGCGCCTGTTCGCCGAACTCGGCCACGTCACGATCCCCGAATTCACCCTGGCCAACGGCCGGCGCGCCGACCTGATCGCGCTTGGGGGCTGCGGCAAGCTGACGATCATCGAGATCAAGTCGAGCGTCGCGGATTTCCGCGCCGACCGGAAATGGCCGGATTACCGCGACTTCTGCGACCGCTTCTATTTCGCGGTGCCCGAGACCCTGCCGGTGGACATCCTGCCCGAGGATACCGGCCTCATCGTCGCCGACGCCTTCGGGGCGGAGATCCTGCGCGAGCCGCCCGCCCATCCCCTGGCCGGCGCCCGCCGCAAGGCCGTGACGCTGCGCTTCGCCCACGCGGCGGCGGGCCTGCTCCATGCGCTGGCGGATCCGGGGTCGATTCGCGAAGGGGCGCTGTAG
- a CDS encoding ABC transporter permease: protein MNRLGLLALQILVGLVGLAIWHVLTVYPILGAPKQIQFFFSTPVDVLKRTWTEMTNPEIWGHLWITLQETVLAFVTGALGGIAFGFLFARNALLAAVFDPYIKAANALPRVVLAPIFALWFGLGIWSKVALGFTLVFFIVFFNVYQGVREVSPVVLNNARMLGMSERGLLRHVYWPSALTWMFSSLHTAVGFALVGAVVGEYLGSSAGLGYKIHEAESVFDVTGVFAGMLILTVFVIVIDTIVTLIENRLLVWRPQAGGQS from the coding sequence GTGAACCGCCTGGGCCTCCTCGCCCTGCAGATCCTCGTCGGCCTCGTCGGCCTGGCGATCTGGCACGTGCTCACCGTCTATCCCATCCTGGGCGCGCCCAAGCAGATCCAGTTCTTCTTCTCGACCCCGGTCGACGTGCTGAAGCGGACCTGGACCGAGATGACCAATCCCGAGATCTGGGGCCATCTCTGGATCACCCTGCAGGAGACGGTGCTGGCCTTCGTCACCGGCGCGCTCGGCGGCATCGCCTTCGGGTTCCTGTTCGCCCGCAACGCGCTGCTGGCCGCCGTGTTCGATCCCTACATCAAGGCGGCCAACGCGCTTCCCCGGGTGGTGCTGGCACCGATCTTCGCCCTGTGGTTCGGGTTGGGCATCTGGTCGAAGGTGGCGCTCGGCTTCACCCTGGTGTTCTTCATCGTGTTCTTCAACGTCTACCAGGGCGTGCGCGAGGTGAGCCCGGTGGTGCTCAACAACGCCCGGATGCTCGGCATGAGCGAGCGTGGGTTGCTGCGCCACGTCTACTGGCCCTCGGCCCTGACCTGGATGTTCTCCTCGCTCCACACCGCGGTCGGCTTCGCCCTCGTCGGGGCGGTGGTGGGCGAGTATCTCGGGTCCTCGGCCGGGCTCGGCTACAAGATCCACGAGGCCGAGAGCGTGTTCGACGTCACCGGCGTCTTTGCCGGGATGCTGATCCTGACCGTGTTCGTCATCGTGATCGACACGATCGTCACCCTGATCGAGAACCGCCTCCTGGTCTGGCGCCCGCAGGCCGGCGGCCAGAGCTGA
- a CDS encoding protein-disulfide reductase DsbD family protein, protein MLPRRLALLLALLASCLALGTAGAQVPRPSKYADLVRAELVTQESAVAPGATLTAGVRLTMKPGWHVYWRNPGDSGLPPEIVWTLPPGFSAGSIAWPAPERIPVGDLMNFGYEGEVLLTVPLTAPETLGAGPVPLKAKVSYLVCERECVPGEATLSASLPVAPAGTSPRPDSRTAALFAQGRERLPEPAPWPVRMRLDDGVPVLDIDAPGLQARDVAFFPYSETALEHAAAQGATSDATGLHLRLQRSSQAAPDAPPPQADGVLTFTEETGSGPVRRAYALGTATPVPGTVAAASVAATPIPVIPASGPGGAEGLWQAAFLAFLGGLLLNLMPCVFPVLSIKVLSLVRHSGESPGRVRLHGLAYAAGVLVTFLGLAGLLIALRAGGAQIGWGFQLQSPLVVAGLAYGLFAMGLSLSGVWHLGGRAAALGDGLTRRAGLEGSFFTGVLATVVATPCTAPFMGAAVGYGLTQGPAVALTVFAALGLGLALPFALLAAWPAGLRRLPRPGAWMEALKGFLAFPLYLTVAWLIWVLSQQVGSAGLMAALTGLVLVGFCAWAIERGRMAGPLARRAAQGAALLGLLGLAGLVAVLDRDRAGPVTVASADGIEPFSRARLDALLAARRPVFVNMTAAWCITCQVNDRATLRAAAVQDAFRAHDVAQLKGDWTNQNPEITRVLEANGRSGVPLYLLYDGRGGVAVLPQILTEATVREALAALPAGTGPRAALP, encoded by the coding sequence ATGCTGCCTCGCCGCCTCGCCCTCCTCCTCGCCCTTCTGGCTTCCTGCCTCGCCCTCGGCACCGCCGGGGCGCAGGTGCCGCGGCCGTCGAAATATGCCGACCTCGTCCGGGCCGAGCTGGTGACGCAGGAGAGCGCCGTCGCGCCCGGCGCCACCCTCACCGCCGGCGTGCGGCTGACGATGAAGCCGGGCTGGCACGTCTACTGGCGCAATCCGGGCGATTCCGGCCTGCCGCCGGAGATCGTCTGGACCCTGCCCCCGGGCTTCTCGGCCGGGAGCATCGCGTGGCCGGCGCCGGAGCGGATCCCGGTCGGCGACCTGATGAATTTCGGCTACGAGGGCGAGGTGCTGCTGACGGTGCCGCTCACCGCGCCGGAGACGCTCGGCGCCGGGCCCGTCCCGCTCAAGGCGAAGGTGTCCTATCTCGTCTGCGAGCGCGAATGCGTGCCGGGCGAGGCGACCCTGTCGGCGAGCTTGCCGGTGGCACCCGCCGGGACCAGCCCGCGGCCCGATTCCCGCACCGCCGCCCTGTTCGCGCAAGGCCGCGAGCGGCTGCCCGAACCCGCCCCCTGGCCGGTCCGGATGCGGCTGGATGACGGCGTTCCGGTGCTCGACATCGACGCGCCCGGCCTCCAGGCGCGGGACGTCGCGTTCTTTCCCTATTCCGAGACCGCCCTGGAGCATGCCGCCGCGCAAGGCGCGACGAGCGACGCGACCGGCCTGCACCTGCGGCTCCAGCGCAGCAGCCAGGCCGCGCCCGACGCCCCCCCGCCCCAGGCCGACGGGGTCCTGACCTTCACGGAGGAGACCGGATCGGGCCCGGTCCGCCGCGCCTACGCCCTCGGCACGGCGACGCCGGTACCCGGCACCGTCGCGGCGGCGTCGGTCGCGGCAACCCCGATCCCCGTCATCCCCGCCTCGGGGCCGGGCGGGGCCGAGGGCCTGTGGCAGGCGGCATTCCTCGCTTTCCTGGGCGGGCTCCTGCTCAACCTGATGCCCTGCGTCTTCCCGGTTCTGTCGATCAAGGTGCTGAGCCTAGTGCGCCATTCCGGCGAGAGCCCGGGCCGGGTGCGGCTGCACGGCCTCGCCTACGCGGCCGGCGTGCTGGTGACCTTCCTCGGCCTCGCCGGCCTGCTGATCGCGCTCCGGGCCGGCGGCGCCCAGATCGGCTGGGGCTTCCAGCTGCAATCGCCCCTGGTGGTGGCGGGCCTCGCCTACGGGCTCTTCGCCATGGGCCTGAGCCTGTCGGGGGTCTGGCATCTCGGCGGCCGGGCGGCGGCCCTCGGCGACGGCCTGACCCGGCGCGCCGGGCTCGAGGGCTCGTTCTTCACCGGCGTGCTGGCGACCGTGGTCGCCACGCCCTGCACCGCGCCGTTCATGGGCGCGGCGGTCGGCTACGGCCTGACGCAAGGGCCCGCCGTGGCGCTGACGGTCTTCGCGGCGCTCGGCCTCGGCCTCGCCCTTCCCTTCGCCCTGCTGGCGGCCTGGCCCGCCGGCTTGCGCCGCCTGCCGCGGCCCGGCGCCTGGATGGAAGCCCTGAAGGGCTTCCTCGCCTTCCCGCTCTACCTCACGGTGGCCTGGCTGATCTGGGTGCTGAGCCAGCAGGTCGGCTCCGCCGGACTGATGGCCGCGCTCACCGGCCTGGTGCTGGTGGGCTTCTGCGCCTGGGCGATCGAGCGCGGCCGGATGGCGGGCCCCCTCGCCCGGCGCGCGGCGCAAGGCGCGGCACTCCTCGGCCTCCTCGGGCTCGCGGGCCTCGTCGCGGTCCTCGACCGCGACCGCGCCGGCCCGGTGACGGTGGCGAGCGCCGACGGGATCGAGCCGTTCAGCCGTGCCCGGCTCGACGCGCTCCTCGCCGCGCGCCGGCCGGTCTTCGTCAACATGACGGCGGCCTGGTGCATCACCTGCCAGGTCAACGACCGCGCCACCCTGCGGGCGGCCGCGGTGCAGGATGCCTTCAGGGCCCACGACGTGGCGCAACTCAAGGGCGACTGGACCAACCAGAACCCGGAGATCACCCGGGTGCTGGAGGCCAACGGCCGCTCCGGCGTGCCGCTCTACCTGCTCTACGACGGGCGCGGCGGCGTCGCGGTGCTGCCGCAGATCCTGACCGAGGCGACGGTGCGCGAGGCCCTGGCGGCGCTGCCCGCCGGGACCGGGCCGCGGGCGGCCTTGCCGTGA
- a CDS encoding IS110 family transposase translates to MTQPATSPTRFIGADVGKAEIVLHDSRGNARHTIPNKPKDLAAFAAKADLDATCLVICEATGGYEDALLAALLAVGCPAHRADARKVKAFIHSYGTLAKTDALDAKALAAYGRERHTSLARWQAPDPDQENLQSLVLTRADFVAQRTANRNRLAAPGSGPVQAYLETLITALSEQIEAIEEAMAETLRKAAALSRAKKALTSIKGIGDTSAIILLALMPELGRIDRRQATSLAGLAPHPNQSGTTERYRRTKGGRPEIKQALFLPALTATRFNPVLKDTYQRLIAAGKKPIVAIVAIMRRLLVIANARLRDAYAEEQKIALATEAN, encoded by the coding sequence ATGACCCAACCCGCCACCTCACCCACCCGCTTCATCGGAGCCGATGTCGGCAAAGCCGAGATCGTCCTCCACGACAGCCGCGGCAACGCTCGTCACACCATCCCCAACAAGCCCAAGGACCTCGCCGCCTTCGCCGCCAAAGCGGACCTCGATGCGACCTGCCTCGTCATCTGCGAAGCCACCGGCGGCTACGAGGATGCTCTGCTGGCCGCTCTCCTCGCCGTCGGATGCCCCGCCCACCGCGCCGACGCCCGCAAGGTCAAGGCGTTCATCCACTCCTACGGCACCCTCGCCAAGACCGACGCCCTCGACGCCAAGGCCCTGGCGGCTTACGGCCGGGAGCGCCACACCTCCCTGGCCCGCTGGCAAGCCCCTGATCCCGATCAGGAAAACCTCCAGAGCCTGGTGCTCACCCGCGCCGACTTCGTGGCTCAGCGCACCGCCAACCGCAATCGTCTGGCCGCGCCGGGATCTGGACCCGTCCAGGCTTATCTGGAAACCCTCATCACCGCCCTGTCCGAGCAGATCGAGGCGATCGAGGAGGCGATGGCCGAGACCCTGCGCAAGGCCGCCGCGCTCAGCCGGGCCAAGAAGGCGCTGACCTCGATCAAGGGCATCGGCGACACCTCTGCCATCATCCTGCTCGCCCTGATGCCCGAGCTCGGCCGTATCGACCGGCGCCAGGCGACGTCCCTGGCCGGACTCGCCCCGCATCCCAACCAGAGCGGGACCACCGAGCGCTACCGACGCACAAAGGGCGGACGGCCCGAGATCAAGCAGGCTCTGTTCCTCCCCGCCCTGACCGCTACCCGCTTCAACCCCGTGCTCAAAGACACCTACCAGCGCCTCATCGCAGCGGGCAAAAAGCCCATCGTGGCGATCGTCGCCATCATGCGACGCCTCCTCGTCATCGCCAACGCACGCCTGCGCGATGCCTACGCCGAGGAGCAAAAAATCGCGCTCGCAACCGAAGCCAACTGA
- a CDS encoding GGDEF domain-containing protein: MPDALPTYQLPRAALLRWLVDPGLDLPSDLRIRLIATLLSSPPTMVLGALGMLTIEVMAAIRHPGPVFLAVLATDAALLGFRVVLIRRLHRAVAAGRPAPTDLMLASSLAWAAMISLATVLCVLSGDLVLQVLAPLTMMGILNGIVTRNYAAPRHAVAMLALCSLPMTLMLLVHYRDAWFLVGVALGLLFMMSMNATTVRLNRTYVEVLLAKRESQHRATHDALTGLRNRPGLMEDLAAGMRGGTNDLALLYLDLDGFKAVNDGLGHAAGDVLLVEVARRIAAVIPEEWQAARLGGDEFVILAGGARAHEAAAVAARLIEAVKAPYEVGIGVGLSVGIGWATPGMTPEALLAEADAALYRAKAAGKGRLAAMPEPRVAEARVGWA; encoded by the coding sequence GCTCCTGCGCTGGCTGGTGGATCCCGGCCTCGACCTGCCGAGCGACCTGCGAATCCGCCTGATCGCGACGCTCCTGTCCTCCCCGCCGACCATGGTGCTGGGCGCGTTGGGGATGCTGACCATCGAGGTCATGGCGGCGATCCGGCATCCGGGACCGGTCTTCCTGGCTGTGCTGGCGACGGATGCCGCCCTGCTCGGGTTCCGCGTGGTCCTGATCCGGCGGCTTCACCGCGCCGTCGCGGCCGGGCGGCCGGCACCGACCGACCTGATGCTCGCCTCGAGCCTCGCCTGGGCCGCCATGATCAGCCTCGCCACGGTCCTGTGCGTGCTGAGCGGCGATCTGGTGCTGCAGGTCCTGGCGCCGCTGACCATGATGGGAATCCTCAACGGCATCGTCACCCGCAACTATGCGGCCCCGCGCCACGCGGTCGCGATGCTCGCCCTGTGCAGCCTGCCGATGACGCTGATGCTCCTCGTCCATTACCGCGACGCTTGGTTCCTCGTCGGGGTGGCCCTGGGCCTGCTGTTCATGATGTCGATGAACGCGACGACGGTCCGGCTCAACCGCACCTATGTCGAGGTGCTGCTCGCCAAGCGCGAGAGCCAGCACCGGGCCACCCACGATGCCCTCACCGGCCTGCGCAACCGCCCCGGGCTGATGGAGGACCTCGCTGCGGGGATGCGGGGCGGCACCAATGACCTCGCCCTGCTGTATCTCGACCTCGACGGCTTCAAGGCGGTCAACGACGGCCTCGGCCACGCCGCCGGCGACGTCCTGCTGGTGGAGGTCGCCCGGCGGATCGCCGCGGTGATCCCGGAGGAGTGGCAAGCGGCCCGGCTCGGCGGCGACGAGTTCGTGATCCTGGCCGGCGGCGCACGCGCCCACGAGGCCGCTGCCGTGGCGGCGCGCCTGATCGAGGCCGTGAAGGCCCCCTACGAGGTCGGGATCGGCGTCGGCTTGAGCGTCGGGATCGGCTGGGCGACCCCGGGGATGACCCCGGAGGCGCTGCTCGCCGAGGCGGATGCGGCGCTCTACCGCGCCAAGGCCGCCGGCAAGGGCCGCCTGGCGGCGATGCCCGAGCCGCGCGTTGCCGAGGCCCGGGTTGGATGGGCGTGA
- a CDS encoding MFS transporter, whose translation MQHTMEQAAPATATGRSAALALLALAAASFGIGTTEFVIMGLLPEMAADLGVGIPKAGLLVSGYALSVTFGSPLVAAALSRLDRRRALLVLVALFILGNVLCALAPDYRLLMLARIVTALCHGAFFGLGAVVAADLVPPHRKASAIAIMFTGLTLANVLGVPFGTALGHAYGWRATFWAVVGIGFVAAAALVAWLPRDLARDGGSLLSEMRALRRTQVVLAMLLSVLASASLFSVFTYVAPLLAATAGAGPSVITGVLLLFGVGLTLGNGLGGRLGDWRLMPSVIGLGLALAGVLLALVPASAALVPATALIGLWGILAFALVAPLQMRVLTAADGARNLASTVNQGAFNLGNAIGAWLGGVAITAGVPYGHLPAIGAVLALAVAGVGVVAHRLDR comes from the coding sequence ATGCAGCACACGATGGAACAGGCGGCCCCCGCCACGGCGACCGGGCGATCCGCGGCCCTGGCGCTCCTGGCGCTGGCCGCGGCCTCGTTCGGAATCGGCACCACCGAGTTCGTCATCATGGGGCTCCTGCCCGAGATGGCGGCCGATCTCGGCGTCGGCATCCCGAAAGCGGGCCTGCTGGTCTCGGGCTACGCGCTCAGCGTCACCTTCGGCTCGCCCCTGGTGGCGGCGGCCCTGTCGCGCCTCGACCGGCGCCGGGCGCTCCTGGTGCTGGTCGCCCTGTTCATCCTCGGCAACGTGCTCTGCGCGCTGGCACCGGATTATCGCCTGCTGATGCTCGCCCGCATCGTCACGGCGCTCTGCCACGGCGCCTTCTTCGGCCTCGGTGCCGTGGTCGCCGCCGATCTGGTGCCGCCGCACCGCAAGGCCAGCGCCATCGCGATCATGTTCACCGGGCTGACGCTGGCCAACGTGCTCGGCGTGCCCTTCGGCACCGCCCTGGGCCATGCCTATGGCTGGCGGGCGACGTTCTGGGCCGTGGTCGGCATCGGCTTCGTGGCGGCGGCCGCCCTCGTCGCCTGGCTGCCGCGGGACCTCGCGCGGGACGGCGGCAGCCTCCTGTCGGAGATGCGGGCGCTGCGCCGAACCCAGGTGGTGCTCGCGATGCTCCTGAGCGTGCTCGCCTCCGCGAGCCTGTTTAGCGTCTTCACCTACGTGGCGCCGCTGCTGGCCGCGACCGCGGGCGCCGGTCCCTCGGTGATCACCGGCGTGCTGCTGCTGTTCGGCGTCGGGCTCACCCTCGGCAACGGGCTCGGGGGCCGCCTCGGCGACTGGCGGCTGATGCCCTCGGTGATCGGTCTGGGCCTCGCCCTGGCGGGGGTGCTGCTGGCCCTGGTGCCGGCGAGCGCCGCGCTCGTCCCCGCCACCGCGCTCATCGGCCTGTGGGGCATCCTCGCCTTCGCGCTCGTGGCGCCGCTGCAGATGCGGGTGCTCACCGCCGCCGACGGCGCCCGCAACCTGGCCTCGACGGTCAACCAGGGCGCCTTCAACCTCGGCAACGCCATCGGGGCCTGGCTCGGCGGCGTGGCGATCACCGCCGGCGTACCCTACGGCCACCTGCCGGCGATCGGGGCGGTGCTGGCGCTCGCGGTGGCCGGCGTCGGCGTGGTGGCGCACCGGCTCGACCGGTGA
- a CDS encoding ABC transporter ATP-binding protein produces MRLVGGTALAHGEAVRLDGVSIAFTLKGGKRYVAVEGIDLAVMPGEFVAVVGPTGSGKSTLLNAAAGLLKPASGSVTVFSSALSGLNARAGYLFQADALMPWKTAIDNVAVALEPQGVPRAEALARARDWLAKVGLATFTDRYPHMLSGGQRKRVALAQMLIRDPEILLMDEPFGPLDAQTRQIMGNLLLDLWAANRKAVMFVTHDLEEAIALADRVVVLSAGPAAGIVGEFKVDLARPRDISEIRLEPQFHALYKEIWSCLRVEVSRAYAGGPA; encoded by the coding sequence ATGCGCCTGGTCGGCGGCACGGCACTCGCCCATGGCGAGGCGGTGCGGCTCGACGGCGTCAGCATCGCCTTCACCCTGAAGGGCGGCAAGCGCTACGTCGCGGTCGAGGGCATCGACCTCGCGGTGATGCCGGGCGAGTTCGTGGCGGTGGTCGGGCCGACCGGCTCGGGCAAGTCGACGCTCCTCAACGCCGCCGCCGGCCTGCTCAAGCCGGCTTCGGGCAGCGTCACGGTGTTCTCCTCGGCCCTGTCGGGGCTCAATGCCCGCGCCGGCTACCTCTTCCAGGCCGATGCCCTGATGCCGTGGAAGACGGCAATCGACAACGTCGCGGTGGCCCTGGAGCCGCAGGGCGTGCCCCGCGCCGAGGCCCTGGCGCGGGCCCGCGACTGGCTGGCCAAGGTCGGGCTCGCGACCTTCACCGACCGCTATCCGCACATGCTCTCGGGCGGCCAGCGCAAGCGCGTGGCTCTGGCCCAGATGCTGATCCGCGACCCCGAGATCCTGCTGATGGACGAGCCGTTCGGGCCGCTCGACGCCCAGACCCGGCAGATCATGGGCAACCTGCTGCTCGACCTGTGGGCCGCCAACCGCAAGGCAGTGATGTTCGTCACCCACGACCTCGAGGAGGCGATCGCGCTCGCCGACCGGGTGGTGGTGCTCTCCGCCGGCCCGGCGGCTGGAATCGTCGGCGAGTTCAAGGTCGATCTCGCCCGCCCGCGCGACATCAGCGAGATCCGCCTCGAGCCGCAATTCCACGCCCTCTACAAGGAAATCTGGTCGTGCCTGCGGGTCGAGGTGTCGCGCGCCTATGCGGGCGGCCCGGCGTGA